TGCTCTCATCGTCGTAGCCCGGCTGGCTGGCAGCGGACGGGCCGCCGCCGGGCGGGCCGGGGTCGCCCTTGATCTGCCGCAGGCCCACCGTGCTGTCCTCTATCACGTGCGGGCGGCGTGCCTCGCGCAGGGCCTTGCGGTAGCCGTACGGCACGCGCGTGTGCGTCCACCACAGCGGCTTCTCGGTGTAGATCCACACGTACTGGTCGGTCACGTCCAGGCCGCTGAAGACCGAGTAGGCGAACTCGTCGGGGGTGAAGTAGTTGGCGTCGAAGTCGGCGGCGTTGGTGTGCCAGCCGTAGCGGCGGAAGTTCATGTCCATCCAGATGCCGAACGCCACCTGGATGTGCCGGGCGTAGGCTTCCGGGACGCCGGTGACCTGCGCCATCTTCTCGCGGACGACCTGCCGCGCCTGCTCGAACTGGCTGTGCTTGCGGAAGCCATAGGCGCCCTCATAGCCGTCCACGATGGTCGTCTTGGGCGCCGCGGCCTCGAACATGCCATCCAGGAAGCTCTTGAGCAGGCCATAGGGGGCCTTGGGACGGCTCGCGACCGTGCCGGTGATCGTGTAGGCGTAGGTGAGCATCATGGTGATGTCGGGGTACTCGCTGTTGACGGCCTGCATGAACTCGCGCCCGCGCTGCCGCACCTTGGCCTCGTACTCCGCGAAGCTCCCCGGATGCAGCTTGTTTTGCTCGGCGTAGTTGAACAGGGCCTTGTGGTACATCTCGACATCGAACATGAAGCCCTTGCAGCGGCCCTCCCTGGCCAGTCGCGCCGCGAGCTTCGCGTTGCTGCACACCGTCGCCATGCCCGCGTCGTCGAACCAGTCCACATCGCCCGGGCAGACGTTGAACCGCACGAAGTTGTCGGTCATGCGCACGAAGCGACAGGCCTGCAGGTCTGCCAGACTCCCGGCCAGGTCACTCCACTCGAACCGTGTCTTGCTCCAGCACGCCCAGGCGAAGTTGACCGGCTTGCCGTCACGCACGGCGTCGGCGTGGAAGATGACGCCATCGAAGCCGAGGCGGTCCATCTCCTGGCAGTGCTCGCGCATGAACGCCGGGCCGGGCTCGTCCCAGCCCCACTCGAGGAGCTTCTTGCCCGGCGGCAGCACCCGCGCCTCAGGCGCCGCGATGGCCGCCGCCACAGCACTCAGCAGCCCGAACACAATGGCCAACCTGCGCATAGCGTCACTCCTCCCGGGCCGTGCCGACCCCGGTCGTTGCCGTGCCCAGCCGTTGCCGTCCCCAACCCCCAATGCCTAGTCCCCAATGCCTAGTACGCGTCCCCGAAGTTGCTCTCGAAGTACTGACCCGTCCCGGTCACACCGAAGGTCCGGGTGGAGCTGGGGAAGGCCTTGATGCCCAGCCCCAGGCGGATCTCGCCGGTGGTGTTACTGTAGTACAGTTGCGCAAGCATGCAGTGCAGGTCGCGGGTGATGCGGATGTCGGCCTGGTCCAGCCCTCCCGAGCCGGTGTAGCCGCCCAGGAACTGCACGCGCCACTTGTCCGAGGGGGACCAATCGGCATCGAGGCTCACATTGGTCAGCTCCGACTCGTCCAGGTTGTAGTTGACGGTCAGGGACGACCACCAGGTACGCCGGGTGGCGAAGATCCAGCGCAGATTGAGGGGACGGAACTTGGAGTTCTGGATGCTATAGCCGGTCTGTAGCTCGACCCGGTCGCGCGGCGAGAACAGGAACTCACCACGCAGCATCGCATCGTGGTAGTAGCCGTTCTCGATGTCCCGCCCGCCGGTGAGGCTCACCCGCATCCGGTCGGTGACGAGCCGCACCGCCTCGAAGGTCAGGGAACACGCCGGACTCGCGAGGTCAATGCGGAGCGGTGAGTAGCCCTCGGGGTGGCTGTAGTAGAAGTTCAGCCGCGTCTGCCAGTAGCTGGGAAGCTGCAGGCGGTACTCCATATGGGCGTCGGCGATCCACTGCGCGGCGTCCTCATAGAGCATCTGGCGGAAGCGGGCCGCGGTCCGCAGGCTGGCCCGCTTGCCGAACTCCCGCGTGACCCCCGGCAGGCTGATCTCCAGGCCCGTGCGGTAGGTCTGCAGGTCGTCCGGCTGCTGGTCGAAGTACCCCAGGTAGGCCGTGGCATTGAGGTTGCTGCCAAGCAGCCTCAGACCCTTCATCCGGTTGCCGTCGGTGGTCAGGGTCAGGTCCGGTAGCCGGCTGAGGCCATAGTAGGTGTCATCGCCGGTGTAGGCGTTGCCATCTACGTCGAAGCGCTGGTTGGACGACAGGCTGGCGCTGAAGGTCGGGAACTCCCGGCGCCAGGTGAACTGTGTCTCGAGCTCCTGGTTCGCCGCCTCCTGGGTCGTGTAGGCCGAGCTCTGGTAGCTGGCGCGGATCTCCCAGTCGCCCGAGGCGCCCGTCTGCTGCCGGTGGCTGAAGGTGCTCGAGTAGCGCTGGCTGGCGCTCACGTCGTACAGCAGTTCGGAGTGCTGCACGCTCAGCGACGTGTGGGCCTGGCGCGTGTCGTTGCGCAGCGTCAGGTCGCCCGACAGAGACTGCGACGTGCTGCCATAGGCGCTGTTTTGCTGGAAGCTCATGTTCATGGTGCTGGTGAGGGGGTCGCTGTACTGCCCCCGGTACACCAGCCTGCCGGTGAAGCTGCCCTGCGACGGCTCCGAAAACAGCGACACCTCGGCATGTTGCTTGCCGATGTCGAGCGTGTGGTCCACGCCGACCCCGATCCCGCGCTTCTGGGTCAGGTTCAGGCGGAGGACCCCGGCGTTCTCATCGTTGAGTGAGTAGCCATAGGCGAACTTGGCGTAGTAGCCCTCGACGTCGTTCTGCCCGACCTCCGGGAGGAAGCGGTTGTCCTGGCGCCGCAGCGAGAGCCGGAGGTCCCACGGGTAACGGATCAGCAGGTGGCCGTAGAGATACAACGCGGGGCGCTGGAAGACGACGTAGTCGTCCGGCGCTACGGTGATGCGACGCGACCGCAGCATCCAGTGCGGGTCGGGCCAGATGTCGCAGCTTGTCCCGACGCCGGTTGTCGCCACTACGCGGTCGGGCTGCCCGACCACCTCCTCGGCGCGGACATACATGGGGGCCACGACCTGCCCCTGGAAGTAGTCGGGGTCCACCTTCGCCGCCGACTGCCTGGCGCTGAACTCCTCGGTCTCCAGGTTCAGGCGCAGTTCGGCCGCGGTGGCGCTGTACAGCTTGCCCGCCATCTGCACGTCGCCGCTGAAGGTGCCCCAGACCCGTTCCTTGTCCAGTCGGCCGACGAAGCTCTGGACGGTGATATCCTGGTAGCGCACCTCGACATGGCCCTGGGCCTCGGTCGCGCCGTCCACATAGCGCACTGCGTCGGCATGCAGGCGCACCTGCTCGGGGTTGTCGAGGGGCAGGGGCTTCTTGCCGTCCGACGTCGCCGGCGTGGGCTGCAGGGGGTTGGGCCCCGGCGCGGCCCCCGGGCCGGGGGGGGGTCCTCCCGGTGGCGGTGGGCCGCCGGGGGAGGGTGTCGGTGTCCCGGTGGGAGCCGTCGGGGTTCCGGACGGCGCCGGGGTGGGGGAAGGGGGTGGCGGTCGGGAGGCCACCTGGGCCGCGGCGCGCAGGCGCTGCTTGTCCGCGCCGGCGGGGGCCTGGCAGAAGCTCGGCGGCGCGAGCGGGTTGGTCAGGGACGGCAGAGCGGTGGCTGACGGTTCCATCGCCTCGACCGCCGCCTCGTACTGCCCCTGGGCCAGTCCGGCTGCCGGCAGCATGAAGGCCAGCCCGAGCGGCAGAAGCCACCGGACCAGCCACAGACAGCCGCGCTGCCGCCGTTGAGTGTCGTGCATGAAACAGGTCAATAGATGGTGAGGACTGCGATGCGGGGCTGCGATGTGCGTAGCCGGGTCTGTCCCCGGACCCGGAGCGGCTTACCTTTGCTTCCAGATGGCCACCAGGGCCGCGCCCAGGAACAGCGCGTCCTGTCCCCAGGTGGCCAGCAGGGGCGGGATAGCGCCCGACGTCGCCAGCATTCTCGTCCACAGCATCGTCACGTAGAAAACGAAGACCACCAGGATCGTGGCCAACACGCCCACCAGGCTCTGGCCGCGACCGAAGCGCCACGTCACCGGGCCGGCGATGAAGGCGAACACCACGCACGAGAACGCCATCGCCAGCCGCGAGTGCATCTCCACCACGTACGACCGCCCCGCCCCGCGTCCCCCGGCCTCCGCCTGCCGCCGTCGCTGCTGCAATTCGGCCAGCGTCAGGTCCTCCATCTGGTTGCTGCGGAAGGACGAGGCGCCGCCGACGTGCGTCAGGTCAATGCTCGTCGAGTCCGAGTCGACCCAGGTGAGGCCGCCGGTGGAGTCGAGCGCATAGAACCGGGGCGTCGGCACCTGCAGCGTCGTCGCCCCGAACCGCGCCTCAGGCGCCCACATCAGCGCCGGAGGAGCGTCCGGTCGCAGCAGGAAGCCGTGGACCCCGTAGATCGTGTCCCGCCGCTCGTCCACACCCTCCACGTACAGCACCAGCCCGCGCCCGGTATCCAGGAACTGATGCGGCTTGAACACCAGCGTCTTCTGCTGCAGCACCACATCTCGCAGCAGGGCCTCGGAGGCCTGACGGGCGTTCGGTGCGGCCGCGCCGCTCAGCCAGACCGAGAGGCCCATCGCCAGCAGCCCCAGCACGGCCGCCGGCGCAAGGAGCCGCACCGGGCTGGCCCCGCCGGCGCGCACCGCGATGATCTCGTGATCCCGCGCCAGCCGGTTCAGCGCCAGCGACGCAGCCAACAAGGTCGCCACGGGCAGAGCCATGATCGTGGCGCCGGGCAACTGGTAGCCGATGTAGCGCACGACGCCCCACAGCGGCACGTGGTGGTCCACCAGGATCTCGATCGCCAGGAACAGCATGTGGCCCGTGATGAGCACCGCGAAGGTCAGCAGACCACCCACGAAGGGCCAGAACATCTCGGCGAACAGGTAGCGGTCGAGTATCTTCATCCTGGTCATCCTCAGACTCGCCGGGCGCGGGAGCGGTTCCTTCGCCGCGCGGCGCCCCGGGTCCTTTGTCGGGGCCACGGCCGCCGCCGGGTGACAACCCGCCGCCATCTGCTATAATCAGGCCCTATGACTATCCTCGACGAGATCGTCGCCAAACGCCGGGAACGTCTGCAGGAGGAGAAGGCGGCGGTGCCGCTGGCCGAGTTGCGGGCCCAACTGGCCGACCTGGAGGACCGCATCCGCAACTTCCGAGGGGCGCTGCGCGGCCCGTTCGTCCGCGTCATCGCCGAAATCAAGCGCGCCAGCCCGTCGGCGGGGATGCTGCGCGACCTCTTCGACCCGCGCTCGCTGGCCCAGGACTATGCGGGCGGCGGCGCGGCGGCCGTCTCGGTACTCACCGAGGAGGACTACTTCCAGGGCGCCCTGCTCTACCTGCGCCGCGCCCGCAGCTACATGGCCCTGCCGGTGATGCGCAAGGACTTCCTGACCGACCCCTACCAGATCTTCCAGGCGCGGCTGTGGCGCGCCGACGCCGTGCTGCTCATCGCCGCCATCCTGGAGATCAGCCAGCTCCAGGACCTGCTGGACCTCACCCACGACCTGGGCATGGAGGCCCTGGTGGAGACGCACGACGGGGACGACATGTACAAGGCGCTCTCCGTCGGAGCCCGGGTCATCGGCATCAACAACCGCGACCTCAAGACGATGCAGATAGACCTCGTGCAGACGGAGCAGCTGGCGAAGCTGGCGCCGCCGGAGACGATCCTGGTCAGCGAGAGCGGCCTCCACGGCCGCGAGGACATCGAGCGCCTGGCGCAGGCTGGGGTGGATGCGGTGCTTATCGGCACGATGCTGATGAAGCACGACCAGCCCGGGAGCATCCTGTGCAGGCTGATAGACGTGCCGGCGACGCCGGGGCGCCGCGCGTTGTGAGGGAACAATCGGCCGCCCGGCGCGTTTGACGACTAGGAGGTGGTCCGGGTGCGGCTCTCCTCTCGCGCCACTGTGAGAGCAGTCCTACGGGGTCTCGTCTGGGCACTACTGCTGGCCGTCGCCGGCTACGCGGGGCTGGTTGCGACGGTCTTCAGGCCGCACATGGACAGAGCCCGCCTCGAGTGCTGCCGGGACAACCTGCGTGCGCTGCAGGCTGCCGCTGCTGCCTACGGTGTGGACTGGGACGGCCGTCTGCCGCCGCGGCCGGTCGAGGGGGACTGGATGGCGCGACGCTGGACTGCTTCCCCCATGCGAGTGGGCCTGCGACGGCTCTACCATGTCGGTGTCGCTGAGCCCGGGCCGCTGTGGCCGTACCTCAAGAACGCCTGTGTCAACCGCTGTCCCTCTGATCCCGACAACTCCACCAACACCTACGCCGCCGGTGCGCATGGCAGCTACGTGTGGAACACCGATCTGTCAGGCACACCGGTCAAGGACGTGTGGCCGCTGGCGTGGGACCGCGCGCCGTTCCACCACGGGGCGCGCAACGCGGTATGGTCCGACGGGAGGCTGGAGACCCTCGGGCCGGCCGACTTCGACAGGTTGGTGGTGCACGACCGGCAGCCACCGCAGTGAGCGCGGGGAGCATGGGGCCTGCCGGCGCGCTCCTGCACAAGCTGATCGGCGTGCCACCCCAACCGTCGTGCCGGGCTTGACGTACGTTCCGTTGCCTACGGTCCCGGCGCCGCGGCCCCGTACGGGCCTTTTGGTGGTGTGCATCGCTTGCGGGTCGGGGACTACCGGATCATCTACCACATGAAGGATGACCAGGGCGTCGTCAAGGTGCTACTCGTCGCCAACCGCCGCGATGCCTACGAGCAACTCGAACGGATGACGCGCTAGCCTGCCTCCCTGGTCGTGCCTGCGCCGTTCGCCCGCTCCGCTTCCAGAAACGCCACAGCCCGCCGGGTGACCGGCGGGCTGCTTGCTGTGTGACTCAGTTGCCCCCTCAGTTGCGATCCCAGAGCGTGTTCGACAGCAGGTACTTGCTCCAGTGCAGCCACTTGGCGTGTCCGTCACACCACGCGATATTGGCCCCTTCGTTGTGGCGTGCGCCAGCATAGTTGTAGGCGAACAACGTGTCCGTCTGGTAGTTGGGCATGTACCGGGTGGGACTGTAGATGACGTAGTTGCCCGCGTCGGCCAGCATGATCGTCTCGGAGGGGTTGGTGATCTGGCCGATGGAGTAGACCGTGATGCTGGTGCTACTGCCATAGCCGATGTAGTCGTAGTTCCAGCCGTAGGCCGGGTAGGTAGTCCCGGCACTGGGGCATTGCAGGACCTGTGTGTTCTTGAGGTACGGCTCGATCTTCTCATACCAGGCGTTGCTGCTAGAGGGATTGCCAGGGTAGTACGAGGCGGGCAACATCTCGTCGTAGTCCTGCGTGTACTGCATGATGGCGAGACCGAGTTGCTTGGCGTTGCTCAGACACGACGATTGCCGCGCCTTCTCGCGGGCCTTGGCGAAGACGGGAAAGAGGATCGCGGCCAGAATGGCAATGATCGCGATCACGACCAGCAACTCGATAAGCGTGAACCCCCGACGAGTCATGTCAGCCTCCTTAACGGATGTTGCGGCGGCGGCGTACGCATCCGCCTACCTAAGCACTTCGCGCAGCGCCCTTCACACTCCTGCACGATAGCTGGCACAAGTTTGCCAATCATGGCCCGTCATGTGGCATGTCGGTGCATAACCTGTGACAAGGCGTGGCCCGTCGCAGGTATGAGCCGAAGGCATTGCCCCGTCGCAGGTCCCGCCTCCTTGGCGCCGAACTGTGCGCCATGCTCACCCTCCAAACACACGGCACGTGGCGGGAGATGGGCCGCCAGCTTGGCGAAGCCTTCCGCGAGGAGATCGCGCGGGCACAGCAGCTCTTCGCGCCGTGGCTGGTGGCCGAGCGCGAGCGGTACGCCCCGGCGCTGGCACGGCTGGAGGCGCTGCTGCGGGCGCAGTGCCCTGAGCTGCTGGAGGAGGCCCTGGGCATGGCCGAGGGGGCGCACCTGCCCCCGGAGGTCGGCCTGGGCTACCGCCTGTTCAACCAGGTGCCCCTGTTCCTGGACACCGGCTGCTCGGTCGTGTTCAGGCGCGAGACGGACAGCGGGCCGCTGCTGGGGCGCAACTGCGATCTGGGGCCGAACGAACTGTCGCTGCAGCTATGCCAGACGCGCCGCCCGCCCGGCCAGCCCGCCACCCTCGAGACCACCTATGTCGGCCTGGCGGCCGGGCCGTGCCTCAATGAGTTCGGCCTCGGCTGGGGCGGGGCCAGCGCCGCGGCCGACGCACAGGGCCGCGAGGGGTTGCCCAGCCCGGTCCTGTTCCACTGGCTCATGCACACCTGCCGCACCGTGGCCGAGGGGCGGCGGCTGTTCGCGGCCCACGCGTTCCTGGGCAAGCCGGCCAACATCCTCCTCGCCGATGAGACAGGCGACAGCGCGCTGTACGAGTTCGTGCCCGGGCTATCCCCGCGTGAGGTGCCGTCCACGCATGGCGGTGTCTGGCAGGGGGCGACCAACTTCATGACCTCGGAGGCCGCGCCGTGGGGCGCGGGGCCGGCCTACACGCAGAATGCGTACGCGCGCTACGGGCGGATTGTGCAGGCCCTGGACAGGGGACTGGTCGAGGGGTCAGTGGCGGGGATGCACGAGCTGCTGGTCAGCATCGCCCAACCGGGGCCGGTCTGCCCCGAGACGCCGGGGCTCATCACGGCCTATTCGCAGGTGATGGACCTGCGGGCCCGCACGATGCATCTGTGGCCCGGCCATCCGGCACAGGTCGAGCCGGTCACGGTGGGCCTATGACGAGACGCCGGCCGCATCGAGGTACTGGCGCATCAGCTCCCTCAAGCGCACTGCTTGCGCAGCCTCCGCCCCAGCGACGACCTCCGCCTGGCTGAAGAACAGCTCCGCCGCTGCGCGCAGGGCCCGCCCCAGGCCGTCCGGCGAGGTACCCGCCGGCAGTGTGCTCTCCAGTGCCGCCAGCGTCTCCTCCGGCAGCTCGTTGACGGCCCGGAAGTGGCGGCTGTCCAGACCGCTGCGCAGACAGGCGAGTTCGATGGCGCGCGTGCGGATCACGTCCAGTTCATGGATCGCCGACCACCGCTGCCCGCGTTGCAGCGCCACCGCCGCGCGGAGGACATAGTGCCAGATCCCGTCGAGACGCCGGCTCAGGAACGCAGAGGGGTCCACCGGCTCGACCTCGCGCAGGCTCTCGCGCATGAGAGCGTCCACGCGGCCAGTCCGGTCAAAGGCGACTTTCCACCTCGGCCGTCGTGCCGCCACCTCCTCCGTGCTGACGAAGCCCAGGTCCACCTCCAGGTAGCCTTCGAGCATCAGCACCAGGAGGGTGCTCTCCGGGCCGTACACCACTTCGGAGCAAGCCCACACCGGAAGCAGTTCGCGTATCCGGCGTCGCCAGTCACCCCACGCCTCGCTCACGGGCACCCCATCGGCCACGACCGCCGCCAGGTCTATGTCTGAGTGCTCGTCCGCGAAGCCGGTGGCGCCTGAGCCGACCACAATGGCGGCGGCGATGCGCCGGTCCTGCTCCAACTCCGCCAGGAGCACTTCCAGGACATGCTGCCGGTACTGTGGCGTGAATATCCCGGCCATGGTCGCCTCCCCTGTGCGCGTGACTGCCTCCCTGTAGAACGAGCCCGGCCCTCCGGCAAGGACGCGGGGCGGGCACCTGGCCCGCCCCGTTGGCTGCGGCTGCCCGCGGGCTGCGGCTCTGAAGAGCCGCGCTCCAACGGCCCCCTCTCAGCGCTCCAGCATCCCGCGCAGATAGAAGTAGTCTGCCAGCACCAGCCCATGGTCGAAGGCAATCTCGCCGGCGGCGTCCATCGCGCGCACGGTCGCCTCGTCCGCCCACTTCAGGGCCAGCACTTCCTCGGGGTTCGCGACGGGCTCATCGGCGGTCGGGTAGGCGAGGTAGACGACGGTGACGTTGGTCGCGCCCGGATCGCGGCCGACCGCGCCATAGGTGTGGAACTGCCGATCCAGGCGCGGCGTCAGACCCACCTCCTCCTGCGCCTCCTTGATCGCCGTCTCCGCCGGGCTGTGCTCCCGGCTCACGTAGCCACCCGGAATGGCCCACTTGCCGGCCATGCGCCCGGCTCGCTGGATGAGCAGCACCCGACCGTCCAGGTTCGGGATGATGATGTCGGCCGTCACCTTGCGGCTGGACCAGTCCATCAGGCGCGTCTCGCCCCGGTGCTCGGGCGCGCCGCAGTTCGGGCACTCGCCCTCCCACCCGCAGATGGCGCAGCGCGCCGGCACGTGCTCCGGTCCGTAGGTGGCGCAATGCTCACACTGACAGGCCTGCGGTTCGTCCGCCATCATTCACCCACCCATCTCACAGTCGTGCGCGGGGCCGTGCCCTCGCCGAACATCCCCGGCACCGTCTCGGTCGCCAGCTCCGCCCGCCCCGCCTCCACCAGCGCCGCCACTGTCTGATATACCAGCATCGCCGGCTGGGCCAGCAGCTCCTCCGGCCACAGGGGCCTCGTCACGCCGCACAGGCCGCCGATGGTCTGCGGTTCGCGCCGCAGCACGGTCACGATCGCCTCATGGACCGCGTCCACGGACGGCATGTCGCCGGCGGGGACGTACCGCGTGAAGGGCAGGATGCGGGTGCCGTCACGCCCGACGCGCGCGGCGGCGTTCGGGGGCATGGGCAGCCGCCAGTCCATGCCGGGCGGGAAGGCGAGCGTCGTCGTCGCCGCGCACACGGCTCCCCCGCCGCGGCCGATGACCAGCGGCTGGTTGATCCGCATCGCCACGAAGCTGTCGGCGCAGTCGGCGCTGAGCGCCATGCCGACGATCTCAGCAGGCCAGTCCTGGTACGCCTGCGCCGCCGCCGCCAGCAGATCGCCCCCCTGCCGCAGGTTCTCCTGGATGAGCAGGCACATGATCTCGCTGAAGTGGACGCACCCGCCGTCGCTCAGCACCGGATACGGGCCGACGCTCTCGGCAGTCGCGGAGCGGAAGCTGTAGCCGCGCTCCAGCAGCATATTCCCGGCGCCGACCCAGTCCGTCTGGCCCTTGAAGCGCCCCTCCGCGCCGTTGGCGACATAGGCCATCGTGTCGCCCTGGCCGACGAAGGGGTGGCTCCACTCGCGGTCGCCGCCGCTGGGGGTGCGGCTGTGGGCGATGCCGACCGTGCCCGGCAGGCTGGCCGCATCGGTCTCACGCCGCAGCCGCGCCACGTCCCCCACGATCTTGGCGTAGTGGAGTTGCCCGTCGTGAACGGTCGCCAGGCCGGTGTAGTAGCCGCCGCCGAGGCCCTCCTCGCGGGCAAGCATGTCCAGCAGCATGGGTGCGGCGGGTTCGTCTCCCAGGACGGCAGCCAGAACACACATCAAGCTTCATCCTCTGCTTCGTCGAAGTGCAGTCGTTCGGCAATGGCCTCGTGCGGCAGCTCCCCCCGCAGGCGCTCCGCCAGCCGCGTCAGGCGCTCGTTCTCTCCGGCGGTCTTGATCGCCTTCCACACGCCCTTGCGGTCGCCGACGATCACCGCGAGCTTCTCCGCGCGCGTCAGCGCCGTGTAGAACAGGTTGCGTCGCAGCATGATGTAGTGGGTGCTGTGGATGACCATGACGACTGCCGGGTACTCGCTGCCCTGCGCCTTGTGGATCGTCAGCGCATAGGCCAGTTCCAGCTCATCCAGAGCCGAGAACTCGTACGCCACCGGCGCCTGGTCGAAGCGCACCGTCAGCGTCTTGTTCGCCACGTCAATGTGCTCGATGCGCCCGATGTCGCCATTGAAGACGTTGCGGTCGTAGTCATTGGCCGTCTGCAGCACCCGGTCGCCCTCGCGGAAGACCGTGTCGCCGCGGCGGGCCTCGGCGAGGCCGGGCCTCGGCGGGTTGAGCGCCTGCTGGAGGGCCTCGTTCAGCGCCGCTACGCCCGCCGGCCCGCGGTGCATCGGCGTGATGACCTGCATGTCATCCAGGCCGTACTGGAGGCCGGGCAGGCTTCGGGTCACGACCCGCAAGACAGCCTGCGCGGCCTGCTCGGCCGTCTCGCGCTCCATTAGCACGCAGTCCTCGCCGTGCCAGTTGGCCCCGCGCACGAAGTCGGGCATCTCGCCCTGGCGGATCAGATGGGCATGGGCGACGATCTCGCCCCCCTCGGCCTGGCGGAAGATCTCGGTGAGCCGCACGACCGGGAAGCGCTCGCTGTCAATGAGATCATGCAAGAAGTTGCCGGGCCCGACGCTGGGGAGTTGGTCCGCGTCGCCGATGAACACGACCTGCGCGCCGGACGGCACCGCCCGCATCAGGTCCCGCGCCAGCGGCGCATCCACCATGCTGGCTTCGTCCACGATCAGCAGGTCCACCGGCAGCGGCTCAGCCCCGTTGAAGCGGAAGCGTCCCGCGCCCGGGTCCCATGAGAGCAGACGGTGGATGGTGCTGGCCGGCTGGCCGGAGAGCTGGCTGAGGCGTTTGGCGGCCCGGCCCGTGGGCGAGCACAGCGCCACCCGCCACTTGAGCCCCACCCCCGCGTCGGCCAGGGCGCGCGTGATGGTCGTCTTGCCGGTGCCGGGGCCGCCGGTGATGATCGTGACCGGGTGCTGCAGGGCCGTGCAGACCGCCGCCGCCTGTGTGTCGGTCAGGGGCAGCGCCCCCATGGCCTCGCGGCGCTGCAGCCAGGCCTGGAGCTGCTCACAGGTCGGCGTGTTGCGGCACGTGGCCTTCCGCTGGGCGGGCTGTGCGTCTGCACACGACGCCGCCTCCATGGTCACCAGCCGCAACAACAGCCCGGCCAGCTCCTTCTCGATCTGCAGAGCCTCGGGGAGAAAGTAGGCATCGGACCGTAGGCTTTCCAGCCCGCGACTGTCGGGCTGCGGGCTGGAAAGCCCGCGCTCCTGCACCACATACTCCGCCTGGACGCACTGCTCCAGCGCCAGATCGATGAGCTGGTCGTCCACGTGGAGCACCTGCCGCGCTCCGGCCAGCACCAGGTCGCGCGGCAGGTAGAAGTGCCCCTCGCCGGCGGCCTCAGTCAGGGCGTGCAGGACGCCAGCCATGAGGCGCTGGGGATCGTCCTGATGTATGCCGGCGGCGCGCGCCATGCGGTCGGCGGTGTGGAAGCCAATGCCGCGCACCTCGCGCGCCAGCCGGTACGGTTCGGCCTCCATGACGTGCATGGCGTTGCTGCGGTAGCGCTCGTAGATGCGCGAGGCCAGCGTCGGTCCGGCGCCATGCTCCTGCAGAAAGAGCATGATGCGGTGGACGTCCTTGTGCTCCTGCCACGACGCCGCGAGCGCCTCGGCCTTCTTGGGGCCGATGCCGGGGGCTTCGCGCAGGCGCTCGGGGTGGTGGTCGAGGATGTCCAGCACCCCTTCGCCGAAGTGCTGCACGAGGGCGCTGGCGAGCTTGGGCCCGATGCCCTTCACGAGCCCGCCGCTGAGGTAGGCGATGATGCCGCGGGCCGTGGAGGGCCGCACGAGTTCATAGCTCTCGACGCGCAGTTGCTGACCGTACTTGGCGTGCTTCTCCCATCGCCCCCGCACGCGCAGGTTCTCTCCCACGACGGCGCCGGGGATGACGCCGACGATGGTGAGGGGCTTCCCCTCCTCGGGCGTGA
This genomic stretch from bacterium harbors:
- a CDS encoding LptF/LptG family permease; amino-acid sequence: MKILDRYLFAEMFWPFVGGLLTFAVLITGHMLFLAIEILVDHHVPLWGVVRYIGYQLPGATIMALPVATLLAASLALNRLARDHEIIAVRAGGASPVRLLAPAAVLGLLAMGLSVWLSGAAAPNARQASEALLRDVVLQQKTLVFKPHQFLDTGRGLVLYVEGVDERRDTIYGVHGFLLRPDAPPALMWAPEARFGATTLQVPTPRFYALDSTGGLTWVDSDSTSIDLTHVGGASSFRSNQMEDLTLAELQQRRRQAEAGGRGAGRSYVVEMHSRLAMAFSCVVFAFIAGPVTWRFGRGQSLVGVLATILVVFVFYVTMLWTRMLATSGAIPPLLATWGQDALFLGAALVAIWKQR
- the trpC gene encoding indole-3-glycerol phosphate synthase TrpC, translating into MTILDEIVAKRRERLQEEKAAVPLAELRAQLADLEDRIRNFRGALRGPFVRVIAEIKRASPSAGMLRDLFDPRSLAQDYAGGGAAAVSVLTEEDYFQGALLYLRRARSYMALPVMRKDFLTDPYQIFQARLWRADAVLLIAAILEISQLQDLLDLTHDLGMEALVETHDGDDMYKALSVGARVIGINNRDLKTMQIDLVQTEQLAKLAPPETILVSESGLHGREDIERLAQAGVDAVLIGTMLMKHDQPGSILCRLIDVPATPGRRAL
- a CDS encoding type II toxin-antitoxin system RelE/ParE family toxin; this encodes MHRLRVGDYRIIYHMKDDQGVVKVLLVANRRDAYEQLERMTR
- a CDS encoding DUF1559 domain-containing protein encodes the protein MTRRGFTLIELLVVIAIIAILAAILFPVFAKAREKARQSSCLSNAKQLGLAIMQYTQDYDEMLPASYYPGNPSSSNAWYEKIEPYLKNTQVLQCPSAGTTYPAYGWNYDYIGYGSSTSITVYSIGQITNPSETIMLADAGNYVIYSPTRYMPNYQTDTLFAYNYAGARHNEGANIAWCDGHAKWLHWSKYLLSNTLWDRN
- a CDS encoding C45 family autoproteolytic acyltransferase/hydrolase, with protein sequence MLTLQTHGTWREMGRQLGEAFREEIARAQQLFAPWLVAERERYAPALARLEALLRAQCPELLEEALGMAEGAHLPPEVGLGYRLFNQVPLFLDTGCSVVFRRETDSGPLLGRNCDLGPNELSLQLCQTRRPPGQPATLETTYVGLAAGPCLNEFGLGWGGASAAADAQGREGLPSPVLFHWLMHTCRTVAEGRRLFAAHAFLGKPANILLADETGDSALYEFVPGLSPREVPSTHGGVWQGATNFMTSEAAPWGAGPAYTQNAYARYGRIVQALDRGLVEGSVAGMHELLVSIAQPGPVCPETPGLITAYSQVMDLRARTMHLWPGHPAQVEPVTVGL
- a CDS encoding nucleotidyltransferase domain-containing protein; its protein translation is MAGIFTPQYRQHVLEVLLAELEQDRRIAAAIVVGSGATGFADEHSDIDLAAVVADGVPVSEAWGDWRRRIRELLPVWACSEVVYGPESTLLVLMLEGYLEVDLGFVSTEEVAARRPRWKVAFDRTGRVDALMRESLREVEPVDPSAFLSRRLDGIWHYVLRAAVALQRGQRWSAIHELDVIRTRAIELACLRSGLDSRHFRAVNELPEETLAALESTLPAGTSPDGLGRALRAAAELFFSQAEVVAGAEAAQAVRLRELMRQYLDAAGVSS
- a CDS encoding NUDIX hydrolase encodes the protein MADEPQACQCEHCATYGPEHVPARCAICGWEGECPNCGAPEHRGETRLMDWSSRKVTADIIIPNLDGRVLLIQRAGRMAGKWAIPGGYVSREHSPAETAIKEAQEEVGLTPRLDRQFHTYGAVGRDPGATNVTVVYLAYPTADEPVANPEEVLALKWADEATVRAMDAAGEIAFDHGLVLADYFYLRGMLER